The Sander lucioperca isolate FBNREF2018 chromosome 4, SLUC_FBN_1.2, whole genome shotgun sequence DNA segment TCATGCTAGACCTTAACCCTTGCTCCAGCTCTTTTCTGGGGAGACCCTCAAGACCGCCCGGAGGTAGACTGACAGAAATAGTGAAAAGCAGACACAGAAGAAACAGAAATTTGAATTAACCATGTCATATTCATAAATAATTGGCAACCTAACTAATCCAGAGGCAACACTTACTTCCACAGGAGAGGGTCAGTCAGAGTGCAGGAATCAACCACAGAGAAATCCCTCTTTTGCTCAAACTGGCCAGATGTATTGACGCTGTGGTCTAACCATTTCACAGGAGTGGTGCCCACACATACACTGTGGGATTCTGCAGGAGTAGCTTCTGCCGGTGGGACCGTGACAGCAGCAGGATGCAGAACTGTATTGGAGATAGCAGCAGGACCCATCTTTCCTGATGCCAAGAAAAGGAACTCGGCCATCTGCCGAAGCTGCTGCTGAAGGGAACCATCTGGAATCATAGGCATATCCAGAACCTCCACTTCAGTCTGAGGCACTGCACAGGGCTTTGCACCCAAATCCTCAACGGGCTCAGTGACTGGGTCTGGCTGGGACACTGCACAAGGCTTTGCACACACATCATCAACTGGCTCAATGACTGGGTCGGACTGGGACACTGCACAAGGCTTTGCACACACATCAACGGACTCAGTGACTGGGTCTGGCTGGGGCTTGCAATCTAGTGCTGTAGAGTTAAACAGAGGACGTGGCATGGGGCTCACCAGGTGCTCTCCCAATAACCCAGGTTGgtccaaatttaaaaaaggacCAGCCAAAAAGCTTGTTCCACCCTTGAGAGCAGAATCGTCAGCCAAAAATTGGTCAAAAGCAGGACCCTTAAAAGCCTTTAATACAGCGAGAGAGGCTCTTCTAACAATTGGACTGAGGATCCCAAACGGCAAACCTGATGCTACGGAGGGACATTCTGACAGCACTTTCAAAACATTAGGGAGGTTTTCTGGCCGAGGTTTTTCTGCAGAGTTACAAAGAATCGGTCCAATCCCAGGTGAACCGAGAGCACAGTCTTTGTCCTCACTGGATTTATGGGGTTCACTGCTGATTTGCACTTGAGAGACGTGTTCCTCATGCACTTCCACAAGTGTAGGAATCTCTGCTGAAGCTGCAAGTTGGCTGCTGTCAGAAGACTCAATTCTATAAAGCATTGTAGGCAATGCACTGTCCACATGATGCATCAAGTCCTTTTTTGAGGTTTCTTGCATTTGACACTTAACAGATTTATCATCCAATGCCTTTAAAGATGTGTTAGTCAGTGAAGACGTACCGATAGCTGGTGGCCCAGTAGCTACCACAACTTCTTCATTTTCCACATGACTGTTAGGTTTCTCATAGTCATCTTGAATGTGATCCTGTGTAAGGGAAGTAGGTACACCATTGTCATCCAGGGGCTGGCAGATCACAGCCTGGTCGTCAGGCAGAGGGAACATCTTCTGAGACAATCGAGTGCCATTTGGCATTTCAATATCCCTACCGGCACTGATGAAAGAGGTGAACGTATTCTCCGCTTGTCCGCCAGTCTGGCAATCTTGCACCACCAAGCTTATCGGTTTATCCTCATCCACAACATCAAGGCTGAATGGTAATGGTTCCCCCAATGGGTAATTTTCAATATTGCAGTGTGGGTGATCTGAATGATCATTATTGTTTTGCACATATTGGTCACTAGCAAACATGCTTGGCTCTATACCATAATTGTATGACAAACTGCAGGTTGCAGTTTGGTCAGCTGGTAGAGAAACAGCCTCATCTGCAAGTTTGGTGCCACCAGAAATCACACCTCCACTGCAGTTAAATGAAGGTTTAGATTTGAAGGTTGCATTACTTAGTCCATCAGCAGGCTTTTCAGGAGTATTTGTGGTGTCAGAGAAGGTGGTGATGACACAAACACCATTTTCACTGCTAAAGTAGAGATGATCTGTGTGTTCCACTTGACATAATTGGCCACAATCAGAGAGATTTGTTAAATTTACACTGTTTTGTAAAGGTTCGCCCAGCTGTGCTTTGGGCAGAGCAATGGTCTCCTCTTGTAGTCTGGTGACATCAGAAACTTCCACCTCACCGCCATCGCAGACAAAGGATTTCCAAGTGACATCTTTCTCTTCAAAGCAGTTGTTCTGAAAAGCTCTGAAATCTTGTGTGGCGTGTTCATTATCCAAGTCTTCAGGGGTTAGTTTAGAGTTTGAAATTTCACAGAGACACGCTGCATCAACGTCAATCAAAGAAGCATCTTTCATCTCAGGATTGTAGTAGGGGTGATCAATGTGGTCACTGCATGACTGAACTATTATAGTGTCAGAGAGGACTGTATCTTCTGTTTCTTGCATGTTTTTCATAGCCTGGTCGTTGGGCAAAATAATACTCTCTTCTGCACACACTGATGAGCCTGTAACCTCAACCTCCCCACCAGGACAGACAAAGGATTTAAGTGTTACATCTCCAAGTCCACAAGCTAtctcagtagtagtagtatcaaTAGGGGAAGCATTGATTTGAATCACTTTGGTGGATGGAGGAGACTGCAATAGGGGTTCTGGGTCACAGAGAGGTACATCACCCTGTTGATTAGAATGAATGAAAAGGTAAGAAAAAGTcacaaagacatagaaaacaatAGGAGTAGTATAGTATAAACCCACCATTGTCAGTTTCACAACATCAGCATTGAGTAGTGATTTTGACTTGAACCTTGATGGAGTTGACAGATGCAGCATTTCATTCTGCAGACTTCTCAGAGGGGTACGCTCTCCAAATTTGCTTGAAGGCTAACACCAAAAGTCAAACAAAGCATTATTAGCGTGTTAAATCATAATTTAACATCACTTCGTGCATAACAGAGCACAAAAGTCTTACCAAGCCTTCCCCACTGGAATGTGACTTCCTGGAGGACATTACTCCGGCGTACTGGGACTGAACACTTATTTTACAGCTGCAAATTAAGACAAAGATTTAAAATGTTGTGTGCTTAAATGTTGATTAAACTTACTGGTGGACATTGATGTTACGTCAGTCTCTACAGATAAATCACGTTCACCCGCTAGCTAAGAAGCTAACGTTATTGATATGAACGTTAAGTGTCGAGTACAGGCAGTTGGCCTTAGCACATTGATACACGCTAATACTGTGACTTACCATGCCTAACTTGGGTGTATGATGAAACAATAAAATATCACTCAATATGTTGCTAAGAATTGTTAGAAAGGGCGTAGGGCTAGCAAACTCCTAACGTTAGTTTAGGAAAGCGTTACCGAAGTCGTTAGCTAACGTAAGTTAACGTTACGTCAACTCTACCTAGTTAGTTTGCACACACACTTTCCGGCGGCAGCTAACGAACATTTTTAATGAACCAAACTACTGACTATGGCCTGTGAAATTAAGTAAAAGCACATTACCTTCCAACTTGTACCAGCAAACTTTAACCAACGTTGCAAAAAGCTACAAGGATAGGATAAACAAACCCTGCGTCAAGCAGCCATCAACCGCGTTTCATTCAAAACACAAATGTCAGCTCTGCTATTGGACCATTTATCTTCTTCGGTTGTTGTGTCACGCACTGAGCGGACGTACCGCGTACTCCCACACACTGCTGCCGCCAACAGGAAGTTGGAAGTGACTTCTTCACTCTTTTGCGTCACTTgggcccagtttttcaaaagtaatccaGTGGGATTTCGGATCACAGATTGGATCAAATCttggaaatgaaatgaaaaatttTCAAAAGCAAAAGTGGGATTCCGAACTAAGATCAGATCATGTAATCCGATTTTACATTTGATGTGGATCAAACCTGCCCTttgggtttttcaaaactttgaaCACGGTTTGGGAtctatttgatttgatttgatttgtgaaaaacaaataaaaaatttttttaagtgaatgatcacaaaatcaatgtttactgatgatatactgtatacatttcTTCATATTTGAAGCATATGAAGCATGTCACATCTAATGATTTTTGACTATTGGtagtattgtttttgttttgtaatttaacattataacaaaataaggaatgtaaaatgcttgttttttacagtgcttctgtttcttaaaattaaaacaaacaatggctATTTGTGGCCACTGGTATTTTGCCTACCTGTTGGTATTTAGGCTACACTTTTGGTTCCATTTAAGGATCTGGTAAACAGGATTTGGTAATCCTGAAATTTGGCATTTGGATCACAGTGATCCAATccaatgttcctttaaaaaactgGCATAAAAGTAAGAAGGATCAGGTGATCCTGGATAGCAAAACATGAGTTTTCCAAATCTGGATCAATTTGATCCACATAAAcaattttgaaaaactgggcccTGGTCATTTAGGTTAGTTCGcataatttattttcattatttcatatgtctccagtttcacattcaaaacCCTTACCTCTCAGTTACATACAAGAAATATTCGTGTTTAcaccaaatttttttttttttaagatcaattttgtattgcttttttaactttaaacatacagaacaaagaaacacaaattgaacaggAACacaaaccctctcccaccccccaccctctgcggtctcgaggaaaacaaaagaaacaaacaaacaaatcacaccttgcctaatcactctcctctaattcttgaggcgctgaggtcattaggtttTCCATAGGTTGATAGTTGATGACTTGgttttgttaatccttgctgtagagagctcaagcataactatgtctagaaaatacgccaaccactgtttatacaaagcgagtggggaagccagcgttgagctatcattttcttagttgcagttgagccggctagccaaattttcctctgtctcccaagcaggtgtaatttagtcgtcattaagtaacaaaacaatcgggtaaagtattgatgttgttttattccagaactcatgcacctgtccacactcccagaccatatgcaggaaagttccagtttgttcaggttgacagaacgtgcaatagggagtgggaatgactttggagacgtatctcttctggggagtccaatatgtcctatggcatatgttgaaatggatatactggtgatttgggtgcttggaacaatggaaaatgtcaattaattgcgttcccctcagggctcagctctcgctcccatttctttactattgggagttctcctatagatacttgcatcagtttagcataaatcctggacactaatcctctcacaggaaaatcaacaaaccatttaatgattgggtgtgcctcaagactgtttccccatggcactccatagaATTTTAGGGCTGACCTTAAGTGAAGATaaaagaagaaggatgtcctggggaccttAAAACTAGTTCTCAGGtcctcaaaactcaacatacctttctcattaaatagctggtctaaagtataaagacctccgtcactccactggttacaaGTAAAGGGTTTGTTCCCAGACATTAAGTGCGCGttgtgccatattggggtattcaaatgccacttattggtatAGCGTAGCTGCTCCTctacctgtttaaagttggtcagagtgttggtgataatagagCCATAGGctaacatacatttttttggacacacacctgcaaagacaaggtcttgcagtcttagacttccagtgaaccaaatatgttttctcaaaacatgggtTACAATATTTTTGTCATGGTTACcctaaataaaaattaaaattaaaaaaaaaccagtAAAGCTAGGCTACTTCAGCTGAACCTCAGAGCTATGTAGATGCATTGCCTTAAAAGATATTTTAAGACTGGTTTTGAAGATGTTAATCCATGCATCTAACTAGCTTAATCATGTTTCCTTTGTCCTTTCGCCACCACCTCTCACTCCCTTCTCTTTCTGACTCAAACCACTATAGAGTTATAccagtaataaataataaagaacAAACAAATAAGTCCACTCTTTCATGATCATTCAGTTGGTTAAAGGGTCAGTCACTTCATCCAAATTAGGAAAAAGACATGAAAATGGTACATAAAAGAAACTTTTAAACCTGTACAGAACAAGTCTTGACCAAAGATAAACGTGTAAACGATGTTCCTAATCATG contains these protein-coding regions:
- the spag5 gene encoding sperm-associated antigen 5 isoform X1; protein product: MSSRKSHSSGEGLPSSKFGERTPLRSLQNEMLHLSTPSRFKSKSLLNADVVKLTMGDVPLCDPEPLLQSPPSTKVIQINASPIDTTTTEIACGLGDVTLKSFVCPGGEVEVTGSSVCAEESIILPNDQAMKNMQETEDTVLSDTIIVQSCSDHIDHPYYNPEMKDASLIDVDAACLCEISNSKLTPEDLDNEHATQDFRAFQNNCFEEKDVTWKSFVCDGGEVEVSDVTRLQEETIALPKAQLGEPLQNSVNLTNLSDCGQLCQVEHTDHLYFSSENGVCVITTFSDTTNTPEKPADGLSNATFKSKPSFNCSGGVISGGTKLADEAVSLPADQTATCSLSYNYGIEPSMFASDQYVQNNNDHSDHPHCNIENYPLGEPLPFSLDVVDEDKPISLVVQDCQTGGQAENTFTSFISAGRDIEMPNGTRLSQKMFPLPDDQAVICQPLDDNGVPTSLTQDHIQDDYEKPNSHVENEEVVVATGPPAIGTSSLTNTSLKALDDKSVKCQMQETSKKDLMHHVDSALPTMLYRIESSDSSQLAASAEIPTLVEVHEEHVSQVQISSEPHKSSEDKDCALGSPGIGPILCNSAEKPRPENLPNVLKVLSECPSVASGLPFGILSPIVRRASLAVLKAFKGPAFDQFLADDSALKGGTSFLAGPFLNLDQPGLLGEHLVSPMPRPLFNSTALDCKPQPDPVTESVDVCAKPCAVSQSDPVIEPVDDVCAKPCAVSQPDPVTEPVEDLGAKPCAVPQTEVEVLDMPMIPDGSLQQQLRQMAEFLFLASGKMGPAAISNTVLHPAAVTVPPAEATPAESHSVCVGTTPVKWLDHSVNTSGQFEQKRDFSVVDSCTLTDPLLWNLPPGGLEGLPRKELEQGLRSSMITVEALVQQLAAARANGCSSAGPAPSDLREKLVQTDHTELSQTTMYRDLYLEALNRVGDLEMDDSSLQNLTQCMQDTRVTMTSLSCDTDAALSNMKQMGDSVREDHQSLVLHYDQMKTLLKKTKEIQTTMMQKVKDSLLQRDDMMIQMEEAFRVKEAAFSAMEQLRTHCATEISELERIVGSQQELSAALDQTYPQQVALNQACTEMLNSASDVLSTTMEEQSSLMKELCKVRGLMQKTAPMLLKLNKKAAAALRERDEHMSARNQAVEEREQIEEELNHAYVNLQTAREQIGDLNLQGTILTSEMGVLRQKLTEREEERGPLERKVTELSATVSSTLASYAFLEQALGAETTKLKQSWKDIQLAKDRANELQTSLGQSEQRVHELSRALAQTEEQLSQLQVLSQSQNLQIQQLQDVCTQLGGVREMNEFLQMENELAREQVVESERMVMTNLQALRERNIQCEDLKGELGQFQLENRSLHKELETTKSRASATQLELGEKLAQAVTEITLLHHTLRGLTNELNAALNDQKPEPQKDKESHAVHTVERRHPSGSFVDSIMVALTAEKEEDASTETPPGSGTVSSVPSDMAEPLCETLFSETSAFTRIAVTPKKNFGAVESEPEEEDQSSMAELFAGLGSTVTELLSTLKLLRQHKDAQLEELHNTISGLQVEQQAANNRHEAEVFELKHQLSRLNSLFERGNQALQQKAQDEKMVTKLMAEIQETQETLIKHKTDSNELRKEVVELRRSLQQSKVESQFLREELMKAGSQSANPAHFMEEKIQLLREVERLKLSLQEGEQARVKLLDRAKRHQMIHQTNQQKSENELQMLNKVINKVREALLSLPVVVKNCEQLQQLIEYIG
- the spag5 gene encoding sperm-associated antigen 5 isoform X2, with translation MSSRKSHSSGEGLPSSKFGERTPLRSLQNEMLHLSTPSRFKSKSLLNADVVKLTMGDVPLCDPEPLLQSPPSTKVIQINASPIDTTTTEIACGLGDVTLKSFVCPGGEVEVTGSSVCAEESIILPNDQAMKNMQETEDTVLSDTIIVQSCSDHIDHPYYNPEMKDASLIDVDAACLCEISNSKLTPEDLDNEHATQDFRAFQNNCFEEKDVTWKSFVCDGGEVEVSDVTRLQEETIALPKAQLGEPLQNSVNLTNLSDCGQLCQVEHTDHLYFSSENGVCVITTFSDTTNTPEKPADGLSNATFKSKPSFNCSGGVISGGTKLADEAVSLPADQTATCSLSYNYGIEPSMFASDQYVQNNNDHSDHPHCNIENYPLGEPLPFSLDVVDEDKPISLVVQDCQTGGQAENTFTSFISAGRDIEMPNGTRLSQKMFPLPDDQAVICQPLDDNGVPTSLTQDHIQDDYEKPNSHVENEEVVVATGPPAIGTSSLTNTSLKALDDKSVKCQMQETSKKDLMHHVDSALPTMLYRIESSDSSQLAASAEIPTLVEVHEEHVSQVQISSEPHKSSEDKDCALGSPGIGPILCNSAEKPRPENLPNVLKVLSECPSVASGLPFGILSPIVRRASLAVLKAFKGPAFDQFLADDSALKGGTSFLAGPFLNLDQPGLLGEHLVSPMPRPLFNSTALDCKPQPDPVTESVDVCAKPCAVSQSDPVIEPVDDVCAKPCAVSQPDPVTEPVEDLGAKPCAVPQTEVEVLDMPMIPDGSLQQQLRQMAEFLFLASGKMGPAAISNTVLHPAAVTVPPAEATPAESHSVCVGTTPVKWLDHSVNTSGQFEQKRDFSVVDSCTLTDPLLWNLPPGGLEGLPRKELEQGLRSSMITVEALVQQLAAARANGCSSAGPAPSDLREKLVQTDHTELSQTTMYRDLYLEALNRVGDLEMDDSSLQNLTQCMQDTRVTMTSLSCDTDAALSNMKQMGDSVREDHQSLVLHYDQMKTLLKKTKEIQTTMMQKVKDSLLQRDDMMIQMEEAFRVKEAAFSAMEQLRTHCATEISELERIVGSQQELSAALDQTYPQQVALNQACTEMLNSASDVLSTTMEEQSSLMKELCKVRGLMQKTAPMLLKLNKKAAAALRERDEHMSARNQAVEEREQIEEELNHAYVNLQTAREQIGDLNLQGTILTSEMGVLRQKLTEREEERGPLERKVTELSATVSSTLASYAFLEQALGAETTKLKQSWKDIQLAKDRANELQTSLGQSEQRVHELSRALAQTEEQLSQLQVLSQSQNLQIQQLQDVCTQLGGVREMNEFLQMENELAREQVVESERMVMTNLQALRERNIQCEDLKGELGQFQLENRSLHKELETTKSRASATQLELGEKLAQAVTEITLLHHTLRGLTNELNAALNDQKPEPQKDKESHAVHTVERRHPSGSFVDSIMVALTAEKEEDASTETPPGSVPSDMAEPLCETLFSETSAFTRIAVTPKKNFGAVESEPEEEDQSSMAELFAGLGSTVTELLSTLKLLRQHKDAQLEELHNTISGLQVEQQAANNRHEAEVFELKHQLSRLNSLFERGNQALQQKAQDEKMVTKLMAEIQETQETLIKHKTDSNELRKEVVELRRSLQQSKVESQFLREELMKAGSQSANPAHFMEEKIQLLREVERLKLSLQEGEQARVKLLDRAKRHQMIHQTNQQKSENELQMLNKVINKVREALLSLPVVVKNCEQLQQLIEYIG